The Zingiber officinale cultivar Zhangliang chromosome 9A, Zo_v1.1, whole genome shotgun sequence genome window below encodes:
- the LOC122019445 gene encoding mannose-specific lectin-like: MASLVMLSAALLLGLFLPSSMANNVLFGGDRLNTGESLRERNFKFTMMSDDCTLVLNDNDQTVWSSPTNGLGNNCFAHLQTNGNLVIRNDNDQVVWSSNTAGEEDNYILVLQKDGSVVIFGRSIWSIPPGSNTATSKGAVIVKRGRSDESTNILYGGHKLRTDESLKEGDYTFVMQSDCNLVLYDDNNNQVMWSSETNNLGSRCFARMQTDGNLVIFEGINFNQIWDSKTRGPEGKYILVLQRDGHVVIYGSPIFTIPNDEPTNRKIAMTKK; this comes from the coding sequence ATGGCTTCCCTTGTCATGCTCTCTGCTGCTCTCCTCCTCGGCCTCTTCCTGCCTTCCTCCATGGCCAACAACGTTCTCTTTGGTGGTGACAGGCTGAACACCGGCGAATCCCTCAGAGAAAGGAACTTTAAATTCACCATGATGTCCGACGACTGCACCCTGGTGCTGAACGACAACGACCAGACCGTGTGGTCCTCCCCCACCAACGGCCTAGGCAACAACTGCTTCGCCCACTTGCAGACCAACGGCAACCTCGTCATCCGCAACGACAATGACCAGGTTGTTTGGTCGAGCAACACCGCCGGCGAGGAGGACAACTACATCCTCGTCCTGCAGAAAGACGGCAGCGTCGTCATCTTCGGCCGCTCTATATGGTCCATCCCCCCCGGTTCCAACACCGCCACTTCCAAAGGCGCCGTGATCGTCAAAAGGGGCCGCAGCGATGAATCCACGAACATTCTCTATGGAGGTCACAAGCTGCGCACCGACGAATCCCTCAAAGAAGGGGACTATACCTTCGTCATGCAGTCCGACTGCAACCTGGTGCTGTACGACGACAACAACAACCAGGTCATGTGGTCCTCCGAAACCAACAACCTAGGTAGCAGGTGCTTCGCCCGCATGCAGACCGACGGCAACTTAGTCATCTTCGAGGGTATTAACTTCAACCAAATTTGGGATAGCAAAACCCGCGGCCCGGAGGGCAAGTACATCCTCGTCCTGCAGCGCGACGGCCACGTCGTCATCTACGGCAGCCCTATATTTACGATCCCCAACGATGAACCCACGAACAGGAAGATCGCCATGACTAAAAAATAG